A single window of Vibrio stylophorae DNA harbors:
- a CDS encoding ABC transporter ATP-binding protein/permease codes for MSVLKQFAQLAKPYWLSRASVWSWLIFAATVALSLLLVQVTVTLNLWNKEFFDALAALDGPLIYDLLVKFIGIVALIVVMKVYAKWLQQWVEIRWRSWLTERLVSRWMSQQNFYHLTLTGEPDNPDQRIAEDIKLLTTDTLELILGLIKSVATLAAFSVILWNLSSGFLLPLFDDIKISGYLLWLALIYSVLGAFVTHFFGRKLHRLFYQQQKREANFRAKLLRSRDSAEQIALMQGQAREQAQLNERFDAITTNWKALMGREKKLGIVVNTYHQIAAMVPYFAAIPALMAKAITVGGLFQVKMAFMKVYASLSWFIFRYDDLTRWSATVVRLGQFLQAMEACERQQQAKQSEPAKQDQKTQSAQPTTALAWQGLSVQRPNGQPLLHDVHLALAKGEAVMVRGPSGLGKSTLLRTLAGVWPFYEGDYQQSQPGVLLLPQKPYLPQSSVRECLSYPHLAELDDGVYQRALSLVGLADLADDLSQVREWSLQLSGGELQKLALARALVQQPDTLILDEATSSLDEPTAYKLLAMVREQLPHSQILMVSHQSHLLSLFDRAVDLTQFAPQNDEQQSEQASTEIPMQPASV; via the coding sequence ATGTCTGTTTTAAAACAGTTTGCGCAGTTGGCAAAACCCTATTGGTTGAGTCGTGCGAGTGTGTGGTCTTGGCTGATTTTTGCAGCAACTGTGGCACTGTCACTGTTGTTGGTGCAAGTAACGGTGACTTTAAACCTCTGGAATAAAGAGTTTTTTGATGCCCTTGCAGCGCTTGATGGCCCACTGATTTATGATTTGTTGGTTAAATTTATCGGTATTGTGGCGCTTATCGTGGTGATGAAGGTTTATGCCAAATGGCTACAACAGTGGGTGGAAATTCGCTGGCGCTCTTGGTTGACTGAGCGCTTGGTGAGTCGATGGATGAGTCAGCAAAATTTTTACCATCTGACCTTAACTGGAGAGCCTGATAACCCAGATCAGCGTATTGCCGAAGACATTAAATTGCTCACCACAGATACCTTGGAGTTGATTTTAGGCTTAATCAAAAGCGTGGCAACCTTGGCCGCCTTTAGTGTGATTTTGTGGAATCTCTCCAGTGGCTTTTTGTTGCCGCTTTTTGATGACATCAAGATCTCAGGTTATTTGCTTTGGTTGGCATTGATCTATTCCGTGCTGGGCGCCTTTGTTACCCATTTCTTTGGCCGAAAACTGCACCGTTTGTTCTATCAGCAGCAAAAGCGCGAAGCGAATTTTCGTGCCAAATTGTTGCGCAGCCGCGATAGCGCAGAGCAAATTGCGCTGATGCAAGGGCAAGCCCGAGAGCAAGCGCAGCTCAATGAGCGATTTGATGCGATCACCACCAACTGGAAAGCGCTGATGGGGCGTGAGAAAAAGCTGGGGATTGTGGTCAATACCTATCATCAAATTGCAGCTATGGTGCCTTATTTTGCGGCCATTCCTGCCTTGATGGCAAAAGCCATTACCGTGGGGGGATTGTTCCAAGTGAAAATGGCCTTTATGAAGGTCTATGCCTCTTTAAGTTGGTTTATTTTCCGCTACGATGATTTAACCCGCTGGAGTGCCACTGTCGTGCGTTTAGGGCAATTCTTACAAGCCATGGAAGCTTGTGAGCGTCAGCAGCAAGCGAAACAGAGCGAGCCAGCCAAACAAGATCAGAAAACTCAGTCAGCACAACCAACCACTGCGCTCGCATGGCAAGGGTTAAGCGTGCAACGCCCTAATGGTCAGCCTCTGCTACATGATGTGCATTTAGCGTTAGCAAAAGGTGAAGCTGTGATGGTGCGCGGGCCAAGTGGTTTGGGTAAATCAACACTTTTACGTACCTTAGCTGGCGTCTGGCCATTTTATGAGGGTGATTATCAGCAGTCGCAACCCGGTGTGTTATTACTACCGCAAAAACCTTATTTACCGCAAAGCAGTGTACGAGAGTGTTTAAGCTATCCGCATTTGGCTGAGCTGGACGATGGCGTTTATCAGCGTGCTTTGTCTTTGGTGGGTTTGGCGGATTTAGCTGACGATCTATCGCAGGTTCGCGAATGGTCACTACAGCTCTCTGGTGGTGAGCTGCAAAAACTGGCGCTTGCCCGCGCCTTGGTGCAGCAGCCTGACACCCTGATTTTGGATGAAGCCACCAGTAGCTTGGATGAGCCAACGGCCTACAAATTACTGGCCATGGTGCGAGAGCAATTGCCGCATAGCCAAATTTTGATGGTCAGTCATCAAAGCCACCTGCTTAGCTTGTTTGATCGCGCCGTGGACTTGACGCAGTTTGCCCCTCAGAACGACGAACAGCAGTCAGAACAAGCATCAACAGAAATACCAATGCAGCCTGCGAGCGTATAA
- a CDS encoding TIGR02647 family protein: MPLNQEQLTELNLLLAFDLDSMHQGVKVSSHEAPKQAEAMARLHAKGIVTEVDGGYLTHMGIEAAERAHKLCAMLKEGY; encoded by the coding sequence ATGCCCTTAAACCAAGAACAACTGACTGAGCTAAATCTACTACTTGCCTTTGACCTTGACTCCATGCATCAAGGGGTAAAAGTGTCGAGTCACGAAGCGCCAAAACAAGCAGAAGCTATGGCTCGCTTGCATGCAAAAGGGATTGTGACCGAAGTGGATGGCGGTTATCTCACCCATATGGGGATTGAAGCAGCAGAGCGCGCGCATAAGCTTTGCGCCATGCTTAAAGAAGGCTATTAA
- a CDS encoding YcgN family cysteine cluster protein → MTAAVPFWQAKSLEQMSDSEWESLCDGCGKCCLHKLIDDDTDELYYTNVSCSLLDHQTCSCKDYANRFESGEECLKLTRDKIDEFNWLPETCAYRLLADGEPLPEWHPLITGSKDAMHKAGESVQNKCVYEIDVIDWEDHILNHPNR, encoded by the coding sequence ATGACCGCAGCAGTTCCCTTTTGGCAAGCCAAGTCCCTCGAACAAATGAGTGATAGTGAATGGGAATCGCTCTGTGATGGTTGCGGCAAGTGCTGCCTGCATAAGCTGATCGATGATGATACCGACGAGCTTTACTACACCAATGTCTCTTGTAGTTTGCTTGATCATCAAACCTGCAGCTGCAAAGACTACGCCAACCGTTTTGAATCTGGCGAAGAGTGCTTAAAGCTGACCCGCGATAAAATCGACGAATTCAACTGGCTTCCTGAAACTTGCGCCTATCGCTTACTTGCAGATGGTGAACCGTTGCCTGAATGGCACCCGTTGATCACTGGCTCGAAAGATGCCATGCACAAAGCGGGCGAGTCTGTACAAAATAAATGCGTGTATGAAATTGATGTTATCGATTGGGAAGATCACATTTTGAATCATCCCAATCGTTGA
- a CDS encoding YkgJ family cysteine cluster protein, translating into MDCRLGCGACCIAPSISTSYPLHPNGKAAGERCKQLNTDNLCKLFGQKERPAVCGQFQAEMWVCGETREQALATLTDLENCTQIDVRMVN; encoded by the coding sequence ATGGATTGTCGTCTCGGTTGTGGCGCTTGCTGTATTGCGCCTAGCATTTCAACATCTTACCCGCTTCACCCAAATGGAAAAGCAGCGGGAGAACGCTGTAAACAGCTGAATACAGACAATCTATGTAAGCTTTTTGGCCAAAAGGAGCGCCCTGCGGTATGTGGACAGTTTCAGGCAGAAATGTGGGTTTGCGGAGAAACCCGCGAGCAGGCGCTGGCCACACTCACGGATTTAGAAAACTGCACTCAAATTGACGTGCGAATGGTGAATTAA
- a CDS encoding TetR/AcrR family transcriptional regulator has product MARRNDHTHEQLIHITLTEVNQFLENQPYHALSLRKIAAMIGYAPSTLINLFGSYDMLLLHVVSTIVDRLTAEITAAVEIENDPQQQLRVMAKCYLQFAKANPYAWQLVFAHSMGGEQLPSWQQHRIDHLLGLIETMVAKLGPKLDAEATMQTSRVLWAGVHGITLLAVDDKLFTAQPVDAGHLIDNLLQHYLASWSK; this is encoded by the coding sequence ATGGCTAGAAGAAACGATCACACCCACGAGCAGCTGATTCACATCACTTTAACGGAAGTGAATCAATTTCTAGAGAACCAGCCCTATCATGCTCTGAGCCTTCGTAAGATTGCGGCAATGATAGGTTATGCTCCCAGCACCTTGATTAACTTATTTGGCAGCTATGACATGCTATTACTGCATGTGGTGAGCACCATTGTGGATCGTTTAACCGCGGAGATTACCGCTGCGGTCGAAATCGAAAATGACCCGCAGCAGCAACTGCGAGTGATGGCCAAATGTTATTTGCAATTTGCCAAGGCGAATCCCTATGCCTGGCAATTGGTCTTTGCCCACTCCATGGGCGGCGAGCAGTTACCCAGCTGGCAGCAACATCGCATTGATCATCTGCTGGGGTTGATTGAAACCATGGTCGCTAAACTTGGACCAAAGCTCGATGCCGAGGCCACCATGCAAACAAGTCGGGTCCTTTGGGCTGGCGTACATGGCATCACTCTATTGGCAGTGGACGATAAACTCTTTACCGCGCAACCTGTGGATGCCGGACATCTCATTGATAATTTATTACAGCACTACTTAGCAAGCTGGTCTAAATAA
- a CDS encoding tetratricopeptide repeat protein, which translates to MTHSLTRAATDAIRVDAATLQFVKYIKQLAHAQAQVPMDVETIEQLANAQYGPALLALARLYQHGDENLAIAADHLRAFSLFAQAAAQGEAWGYFSQAWLADHELKGDFNDAQIVAWYEASIADSQQAAQLGLHWAYNNLSNFYFAGRGVARDVDKGLAYLQHAASLGNVMSHHLLARIYAYGEHGIEKNAALAFQYALAGSNRGGDACGFLLGEFYYQGLDEGDFHLAVNYDKARLQFLDHYDYGRINASLHFYLGYLLSLAPEQYPMTLALREYGLAILGGNRSACRNLGDHYRDGDGVPADLKKAEFYYWYGATELKYEVCWQRLIDLYKAQSEPDYELLFSCYQQAVSQGHMAFYFDMGTAYFEGWGVTQDTELAFAYWRLAAQEQHPTAAKNLAICYHNGLNCQKHLPRAVFWYQKALAIVEDAVVYFDLGCAYQALHNQQAAFESFRAAAELGLTLLAKEKDGQQILDDTQKAQIGGHLGHYAYLLHQGEGGEVNLQQALNLYELALLLGDEESAFWLAQLDVLLDYPRGQIRTFALWQQALSSYPKSCHYQLARCYHLGAGCEIDLEQAVAHYQHALALGCEHSEMCLRVLLGDQKLHQKLMQGHP; encoded by the coding sequence TTGACTCACTCCCTTACGCGAGCGGCTACGGATGCCATCCGTGTCGATGCCGCAACACTTCAATTCGTGAAGTACATAAAACAGCTGGCTCATGCTCAAGCACAGGTCCCCATGGATGTGGAAACCATAGAACAGCTTGCGAATGCGCAATATGGTCCTGCGTTATTGGCGCTTGCACGCCTTTATCAGCATGGTGATGAAAATTTAGCTATCGCGGCCGATCATCTACGTGCCTTTTCTCTTTTTGCGCAAGCTGCAGCGCAGGGCGAAGCCTGGGGTTATTTTTCGCAGGCATGGCTGGCGGATCATGAGCTCAAAGGCGACTTTAATGATGCGCAAATTGTGGCTTGGTATGAGGCTTCGATTGCGGATTCACAGCAGGCTGCGCAATTGGGTTTGCACTGGGCCTACAACAATCTCTCAAATTTCTATTTTGCTGGGCGCGGTGTTGCGCGAGATGTTGATAAGGGCCTTGCTTATTTGCAGCACGCCGCATCACTAGGCAATGTGATGAGTCATCATCTGCTCGCGCGCATTTATGCCTATGGTGAGCATGGGATTGAGAAAAATGCAGCGCTGGCATTTCAATATGCTTTGGCGGGTAGCAATCGCGGTGGAGATGCCTGCGGTTTTTTATTGGGTGAGTTTTACTATCAGGGATTAGATGAAGGTGATTTTCACCTAGCGGTCAATTATGACAAAGCAAGATTACAGTTTTTAGACCATTACGATTACGGGCGAATCAATGCATCTTTGCATTTTTACTTAGGGTATTTGCTAAGTTTGGCGCCAGAGCAGTATCCCATGACGCTTGCCCTTCGAGAGTATGGACTGGCGATTCTGGGCGGCAATCGCTCTGCCTGTCGTAATTTGGGCGATCACTATCGTGATGGCGATGGTGTGCCTGCTGATTTGAAAAAGGCTGAGTTTTATTATTGGTATGGCGCAACAGAGCTGAAATATGAGGTGTGTTGGCAGCGTTTGATCGATCTTTATAAAGCGCAGTCCGAGCCAGACTACGAGCTGCTTTTTTCCTGTTACCAGCAAGCGGTTTCGCAGGGGCATATGGCTTTTTATTTTGATATGGGCACGGCTTATTTTGAAGGGTGGGGCGTCACGCAAGATACCGAGCTCGCTTTTGCATATTGGCGCTTAGCTGCGCAAGAGCAGCACCCAACAGCGGCAAAAAATTTAGCGATTTGTTATCACAATGGTTTGAACTGCCAAAAGCACCTTCCCCGCGCTGTCTTTTGGTATCAAAAAGCGCTAGCGATTGTTGAAGATGCCGTGGTTTATTTTGATTTAGGCTGCGCTTATCAGGCATTGCACAATCAACAGGCGGCATTTGAGAGTTTTCGCGCGGCAGCTGAGCTCGGACTGACACTGTTAGCGAAAGAGAAGGATGGACAGCAAATATTAGATGATACGCAAAAGGCGCAAATTGGCGGTCATCTAGGGCACTATGCGTATTTGCTGCATCAGGGGGAAGGGGGCGAAGTTAACTTGCAGCAAGCTCTGAATTTATATGAGCTTGCTTTGTTGTTAGGGGATGAAGAGTCGGCCTTTTGGCTCGCGCAACTGGATGTCCTATTGGATTATCCTCGTGGGCAAATTCGCACCTTTGCGCTATGGCAGCAAGCACTTTCATCCTACCCCAAGTCTTGTCACTACCAGCTAGCGCGCTGTTATCACCTAGGCGCTGGTTGTGAGATTGATTTAGAGCAAGCAGTAGCCCATTACCAACATGCATTGGCGCTCGGGTGTGAACATTCAGAAATGTGCCTTAGGGTACTACTTGGTGATCAAAAGTTGCATCAGAAGTTGATGCAGGGGCACCCCTAA
- a CDS encoding M16 family metallopeptidase, with translation MKYTSLLLAACLALAGCQQLGIESGIGQHSALQDAPLAKRADMVQGQLANGMRYIFVHNDRPSDRVSLQLIVHAGSLDEADDQQGIAHLVEHMAFNGTTDFPANTLIEHQESLGMVFGRDVNAMTEYYTTSYFLHLPNNSEKMMDEGFRMLSQQASALVFDQAELEKERPVVEEEWRRGRNMMARLGSANRKILLAGSRFGERDPIGDMDLVRHVDASRIEAFWQDWYHPNNMTLIVVGATSQREIETMLNRYFAPLEAKTLPARPDLKVTLDNTTRIEVIADPEITTEVLSFNFRQQEAQAHTQGELRAQLLNQMAIQVLNKRLREQYQVPSDAVSKMIMMAQPLATDYRNNRLMALLVDQNYQAAIDEAFMQLSRFAAHGFSQSDLDTVRQEINSRYQQMADGQRDTTNGRVMMSIFNRLRTQAPITDADEYAAVVAKLTQSITLDEINAQVAKMVVTQNPLVIAQIKPEHQSALPTAAAIDAAWQKAKANPPAATKAIEVVDRLMSDIPAPANIIAHEVKEGAQVWTLANGTQVWFLQSDDTPNQLMVRYQGWGGSQHLPKELRRSAYQLRHISKFGYGGLNSDQLAMINAPYPNRLMTFITQDSHGFIGSSDKASFENLLQNLYLQVTKPQTDEALWKATQQLLERGIEGRLTSAEGQFNTAIDEVRYVNNPMLLTMTKEELAEINTTKLMQAWQLLFGDATGHQLIVVGNAEPEYVIGLAQRYIGQLPVKTGAQAHHYAPVKLPAFAGGRHAIHIAAGKEPMGVTSLIFNRAEKYSVETENQVGLLSRIIANRMRESLREAAGGVYTVRFGIRLDRERDQAYGMVSYSHDPKRGDELKAMALAELATIQKEGVSQQELDEVIAQSKQSLVADNIGDRQRMTWLKDAAQYGDSMDPVADYVQWLDIVTPTMLNSTMRRVLNTENWIDATLVPAPAK, from the coding sequence ATGAAATATACTTCTCTTCTACTGGCGGCGTGTTTGGCTTTGGCGGGCTGTCAGCAACTAGGTATTGAGTCTGGCATCGGTCAACATTCAGCGTTGCAGGATGCACCACTCGCCAAACGTGCGGACATGGTGCAAGGTCAGTTGGCAAACGGTATGCGCTATATCTTTGTGCACAATGATCGCCCAAGCGATCGCGTCTCTTTGCAATTAATTGTGCACGCAGGCTCTTTGGATGAAGCTGATGATCAGCAAGGTATCGCCCACCTAGTGGAACATATGGCCTTTAATGGCACCACAGATTTTCCAGCCAATACGCTGATTGAGCACCAAGAGTCGCTCGGTATGGTATTTGGTCGTGATGTCAACGCCATGACTGAGTACTACACCACCTCATATTTTCTGCATTTACCAAATAATTCAGAAAAGATGATGGATGAAGGCTTTCGCATGTTATCTCAGCAAGCGAGCGCCTTAGTCTTTGATCAAGCTGAGCTTGAAAAAGAGCGTCCAGTGGTTGAAGAGGAGTGGCGTCGTGGCCGTAATATGATGGCGCGTCTTGGCTCTGCAAATCGCAAGATCTTGCTTGCGGGCAGTCGTTTTGGCGAGCGTGACCCCATCGGTGATATGGACCTTGTGCGTCATGTTGATGCCAGCCGAATTGAAGCATTTTGGCAAGATTGGTATCACCCAAATAATATGACGCTGATTGTGGTGGGTGCGACCAGCCAGCGCGAGATTGAAACCATGCTCAATCGCTATTTTGCGCCGCTTGAAGCGAAAACATTGCCTGCCCGTCCTGATTTAAAAGTGACGCTAGATAATACCACCCGCATCGAAGTCATTGCTGATCCAGAAATTACCACTGAAGTGCTTTCCTTTAACTTTCGCCAGCAGGAAGCACAAGCTCATACACAAGGTGAGCTTCGCGCGCAGCTGTTAAACCAAATGGCCATTCAGGTTTTGAATAAGCGCTTGCGTGAGCAATATCAGGTGCCAAGTGATGCGGTGAGCAAAATGATCATGATGGCCCAGCCGCTGGCGACGGATTATCGCAATAACCGTTTAATGGCTTTGCTGGTGGATCAAAATTACCAAGCAGCCATTGATGAAGCCTTTATGCAGCTTAGCCGTTTTGCCGCGCATGGTTTTAGCCAAAGCGATTTAGATACGGTTCGCCAAGAGATCAACAGTCGCTATCAGCAAATGGCTGATGGTCAGCGTGACACCACCAATGGTCGCGTGATGATGTCGATCTTTAACCGTCTTCGCACCCAAGCGCCCATCACTGATGCAGATGAATATGCTGCTGTGGTTGCCAAGCTGACGCAATCTATCACCTTAGATGAGATTAATGCGCAGGTTGCCAAGATGGTGGTGACGCAAAATCCGTTAGTCATTGCGCAAATTAAGCCTGAGCACCAAAGTGCGCTGCCGACAGCTGCGGCCATTGATGCGGCATGGCAAAAAGCCAAGGCCAATCCACCTGCTGCAACAAAGGCCATTGAGGTGGTTGATCGCTTGATGTCTGATATTCCAGCACCAGCCAACATCATTGCCCATGAAGTAAAAGAGGGCGCGCAAGTCTGGACTCTGGCCAATGGTACCCAAGTGTGGTTTTTGCAAAGCGACGATACGCCAAATCAGCTCATGGTACGTTATCAAGGCTGGGGCGGTAGCCAGCATCTACCCAAAGAGCTGCGTCGAAGCGCTTATCAACTGCGTCATATCAGTAAATTTGGCTATGGTGGTCTCAATAGCGATCAGTTAGCGATGATCAATGCACCTTATCCAAACCGTTTGATGACCTTTATCACCCAAGATAGCCATGGCTTTATTGGTAGCAGTGACAAAGCATCTTTTGAGAACTTGCTACAAAATCTGTATTTGCAAGTCACGAAACCGCAAACCGATGAAGCTCTTTGGAAAGCCACGCAGCAGCTACTTGAGCGCGGCATTGAAGGGCGTTTGACCAGCGCAGAAGGCCAGTTTAATACCGCGATTGATGAAGTTCGTTACGTCAATAACCCGATGTTACTGACCATGACAAAAGAAGAGTTGGCTGAGATTAACACGACCAAACTCATGCAAGCTTGGCAGCTTTTATTTGGCGATGCGACGGGTCATCAGCTGATTGTGGTGGGTAATGCAGAGCCTGAATATGTGATTGGTTTGGCGCAGCGTTATATCGGCCAATTACCTGTGAAGACGGGCGCGCAAGCACACCACTATGCGCCGGTGAAACTACCTGCATTTGCCGGTGGCCGCCATGCGATCCATATCGCAGCGGGCAAAGAGCCCATGGGTGTGACCAGCCTGATCTTTAATCGCGCTGAAAAATACAGTGTTGAGACGGAAAACCAAGTGGGCTTGCTCAGTCGCATTATCGCAAATCGTATGCGTGAATCACTGCGTGAAGCCGCTGGCGGCGTTTATACCGTGCGCTTTGGTATTCGTCTAGACCGCGAGCGTGACCAAGCCTATGGCATGGTGAGCTATAGCCATGATCCAAAACGTGGTGATGAGCTAAAAGCCATGGCCTTGGCTGAGCTTGCCACGATTCAAAAAGAGGGCGTGAGCCAGCAAGAGCTCGATGAAGTGATCGCCCAAAGTAAGCAATCCTTGGTGGCAGATAACATCGGTGATCGCCAGCGCATGACTTGGCTGAAAGATGCCGCGCAATACGGCGATAGCATGGATCCCGTGGCAGATTATGTGCAATGGCTCGATATCGTGACGCCAACGATGCTGAACTCCACCATGCGCCGCGTGCTCAATACCGAAAACTGGATTGATGCGACACTTGTGCCTGCACCAGCCAAATAA
- the cspE gene encoding transcription antiterminator/RNA stability regulator CspE, whose product MSKVTGQVKWFNETKGFGFIQQQDGPDVFVHFSAITGDGFKTLKEGQRVEFEVQNGQKGPQASQVSAVA is encoded by the coding sequence ATGTCAAAAGTAACTGGCCAAGTGAAATGGTTTAACGAAACAAAAGGTTTTGGTTTTATTCAACAGCAAGACGGGCCGGATGTGTTCGTTCATTTCAGCGCGATTACGGGTGATGGCTTTAAAACACTCAAAGAAGGCCAAAGGGTCGAATTTGAAGTGCAAAATGGTCAAAAAGGCCCGCAAGCCAGTCAAGTTTCAGCGGTTGCTTAA
- a CDS encoding TonB-dependent receptor plug domain-containing protein, producing the protein MDKHLKLTPVALGILSALYGGFATAQEPSKVEEVQEQEVITVTDSAITLDRTELEESPKDNPTLSQVLKHHPRVGIDDAQKSMQGGDLTPEEISLAGARPHQTKYTIDGVGVNNSTTFSGDSDTSGSLASGHTSGYFVDTNLLDGVEVLDHNISAEHGGFTGGVVNAELRKPTEKFTIDYNYRMSDSDWNAAQKVGQNFQNHYGNPMDGSGKYQPNYQKRMHALHMGGAISENQKLAINVSHQVSEIPLALSKDVDQRMDNIFVTHVWESGLWQTTTDFRYADHQSNNFSNDARNDKAPQGKSETVNSHSGIGGTFKVERLLSQGRWETSLSYDHLKDQREADTNYLKTVTAAEGNYAEGTNGNLQQEQDAVQLKSTLRLDPIIFGDISHQINMGVNASYQTARVYRPEEFVAYNYNGYKNYLSVINYYAAANYSANSQEYGLFIDDQIHWDRLTLNLGGRVDHLSVFEQTVFSPRLSASWDFDWTKTNRVTLGASRYYSANLLGWALKAEQGKFHKSANKCTPTDGNWDNLDPNNLTCQKTTQYSAYKLNHADIPYADELTAAWAVDVNNFAVETVYLYRMQRDGLTYSTDAKTNTATVHNNVESDNHLVSLDITTIDPYHFLGGALSANWNVAYDHRRGNGDIDRNFGKSDHLGSGYQDEWVVMDGQLMRVTEMDTSGYQSPVKSSLNLIMHWNDMGLVWNNRINYQQGKKASAWTGQTDVIIDGESESVESLMTKELTDLVTWDMSMHWTPNQFKNHVVFGMSVTNLLNRQEVISMSGMQLGRNIPDEHYNAGRQIWLNVNLRN; encoded by the coding sequence ATGGACAAGCATCTCAAATTGACGCCCGTCGCGCTGGGGATTTTAAGCGCACTTTATGGTGGCTTTGCCACTGCTCAAGAACCAAGCAAAGTTGAAGAAGTTCAAGAACAAGAGGTGATCACCGTAACGGATAGCGCTATTACTCTTGATCGCACTGAACTTGAAGAATCGCCAAAAGATAACCCAACGCTTTCACAAGTCTTGAAACACCACCCGCGCGTGGGCATTGATGATGCACAAAAATCGATGCAAGGAGGCGATTTAACGCCGGAAGAGATCTCTTTAGCGGGTGCGCGCCCACACCAAACCAAATACACCATTGATGGGGTGGGGGTGAATAATAGTACGACCTTTAGCGGTGATAGTGATACTTCTGGGTCTCTGGCCTCTGGCCATACATCAGGCTATTTTGTAGATACCAATTTGCTTGATGGTGTGGAAGTGCTTGATCACAACATTAGCGCTGAGCATGGCGGTTTTACGGGTGGTGTGGTGAATGCAGAGCTGCGTAAACCTACTGAAAAATTCACCATCGATTATAACTATCGTATGAGTGATAGTGATTGGAATGCTGCACAAAAAGTAGGTCAGAATTTCCAAAACCATTACGGCAATCCAATGGATGGTTCAGGTAAATATCAGCCGAATTATCAAAAACGTATGCATGCACTGCATATGGGTGGCGCGATTAGTGAAAATCAAAAACTCGCGATTAATGTCAGCCATCAGGTTTCAGAAATTCCGCTTGCGCTGAGTAAAGATGTCGATCAGCGCATGGACAATATTTTTGTGACGCACGTGTGGGAGTCTGGCTTGTGGCAAACCACCACTGATTTTCGCTATGCCGATCATCAAAGTAATAATTTTTCGAATGATGCTCGTAATGATAAGGCACCACAAGGAAAGAGTGAGACGGTCAACTCGCATTCTGGGATTGGTGGGACTTTTAAAGTCGAGCGTTTATTGTCGCAAGGGCGTTGGGAAACGTCACTTTCCTATGATCATTTAAAAGATCAGCGAGAGGCTGATACCAATTATCTTAAAACCGTGACTGCTGCAGAAGGGAACTATGCAGAAGGTACTAATGGCAATTTGCAACAAGAACAAGATGCGGTTCAGCTAAAATCGACACTGCGCCTTGACCCAATTATCTTCGGTGACATCTCGCATCAAATTAACATGGGTGTAAATGCAAGTTATCAAACTGCGCGAGTATATCGTCCTGAAGAATTTGTTGCATATAACTACAACGGTTATAAAAATTACCTTTCAGTTATCAATTATTATGCAGCGGCGAACTACTCAGCGAACTCTCAAGAATATGGTTTGTTTATTGATGATCAAATCCATTGGGATCGTTTAACGTTGAATTTAGGCGGACGCGTTGATCATTTGAGTGTGTTTGAGCAAACTGTCTTTTCACCACGCTTAAGTGCTAGCTGGGACTTTGATTGGACTAAAACTAACCGTGTAACCTTGGGTGCATCACGCTATTACAGTGCTAATTTGCTGGGTTGGGCATTAAAAGCAGAGCAAGGTAAGTTCCACAAATCAGCCAATAAATGTACACCGACGGATGGTAACTGGGACAATCTAGACCCCAATAATTTAACGTGCCAAAAAACAACGCAATATAGCGCGTATAAATTAAATCATGCAGATATTCCTTATGCAGATGAATTAACCGCAGCATGGGCTGTTGATGTGAATAACTTCGCTGTTGAAACTGTTTACCTTTATCGTATGCAGCGCGATGGTTTGACTTATTCAACAGACGCAAAGACCAACACCGCAACGGTTCACAACAATGTCGAAAGTGACAATCATCTCGTGAGTTTAGATATCACCACCATTGATCCTTATCACTTCCTCGGCGGCGCTTTGAGTGCTAACTGGAATGTGGCTTATGATCATCGCCGTGGTAATGGGGATATTGACCGAAACTTTGGCAAAAGCGATCACTTAGGAAGTGGCTATCAAGATGAATGGGTGGTGATGGATGGCCAGTTAATGCGTGTCACTGAAATGGACACTAGTGGTTATCAATCTCCAGTGAAGAGTAGTTTGAATTTGATCATGCACTGGAATGATATGGGTTTGGTGTGGAACAACCGAATCAATTACCAGCAAGGTAAGAAAGCGTCGGCATGGACAGGTCAAACAGACGTCATTATTGATGGTGAGTCAGAAAGTGTTGAAAGTTTGATGACCAAAGAGCTGACAGACTTGGTGACATGGGATATGTCTATGCATTGGACTCCAAACCAATTTAAAAACCATGTGGTATTTGGTATGAGCGTGACCAACCTATTGAATCGCCAAGAAGTGATTTCTATGTCTGGTATGCAGCTTGGTAGAAATATTCCAGATGAACACTACAACGCTGGCCGTCAAATCTGGCTTAACGTCAATCTTCGTAACTAA